Proteins from one Methanococcus maripaludis C5 genomic window:
- a CDS encoding DUF2124 family protein: MKKIAEDKGISSQLRHFKAAVSEYESKSILYSGSKGVCLPFALLNAYAVRSIEEQYFTPDAKLDEISKLNSGSLGYTYTDLDDKKDIDLDMLVLMGGLAMPHSKVTVSDVNDLIDKINPKKVIGICFSSIFQKEKWDKEIDFDRVIDSQLEPVTVYEKIKI, encoded by the coding sequence GTGAAAAAGATAGCAGAAGATAAAGGAATTTCTTCACAATTACGACATTTTAAGGCGGCTGTTTCGGAGTATGAATCTAAAAGCATACTGTATAGTGGTTCAAAAGGAGTATGTCTTCCGTTTGCATTGTTAAATGCTTATGCAGTAAGATCTATTGAAGAACAGTACTTCACCCCCGATGCAAAGCTCGATGAAATTTCAAAACTTAATTCTGGAAGTTTAGGGTATACTTACACAGATTTAGACGACAAAAAAGACATTGATTTAGATATGCTTGTTTTAATGGGTGGTCTTGCAATGCCGCATTCCAAAGTAACTGTTTCAGATGTTAACGATTTAATTGATAAAATAAATCCAAAAAAAGTTATCGGAATCTGTTTTTCAAGTATATTCCAAAAGGAAAAATGGGATAAGGAAATTGACTTCGACCGAGTAATCGACAGTCAGTTAGAACCTGTTACGGTTTACGAAAAAATAAAAATTTAA
- a CDS encoding ATP-binding protein: MITPQISLLNSQNSIKLRFKKLLTDLNRLILYRNLLDNKIIGYLTNIIKELAEDEANESIVEKNYYELTHDLIINAEKENLSGNILKSYIMNSILKDENIFAISCEKHNHNLESLYELAFRDISVLKRVMDIDTKHLRTLLDSNDETIENYTPTLYKDEKTVFSEYREELLDIDSVPELLDSIIEYYYKIGSGELVDHVAFKWDDKKGFSGIKYCDLGNMGSIVGYNYQKEILLKNTSAFIEGNPSNNILLVGSRGTGKSSLVKSLVKEYYLDGLRIIELKKSQLKDFDLIIDNLRNRNKKFIVFLDDLSFEDNETEYKELKSILEGSLEKKPENVIIYATSNRRNLIKESWSERESEIHSNDSINEKMSLSDRFGITLSFYSPTQEEYLNMVKKLATENGINPCNQDDVKFYSMNIGKLSEQTGRIMAWETLREDAIKWGISQNGFSGRTAKQFIDYIIGTYKN, translated from the coding sequence ATGATAACCCCCCAAATATCATTACTCAACAGCCAAAATTCAATAAAACTCAGGTTTAAAAAGCTTTTAACGGATCTAAATCGGCTGATATTGTATAGAAATCTGCTTGATAACAAAATAATTGGCTATTTAACAAATATTATAAAAGAACTTGCAGAAGACGAAGCTAATGAATCAATTGTTGAAAAAAATTACTATGAATTAACTCATGACTTAATTATAAACGCAGAAAAGGAAAATCTTAGTGGAAATATTTTAAAATCGTATATTATGAATTCAATTTTGAAAGATGAAAATATTTTTGCAATATCTTGCGAAAAACATAACCATAATTTAGAAAGTCTTTATGAACTTGCATTTAGGGATATAAGTGTTTTAAAAAGGGTTATGGATATTGACACTAAACATTTGCGAACCCTACTTGATTCGAATGATGAAACCATTGAAAATTATACTCCCACACTTTACAAGGATGAAAAAACCGTTTTTTCTGAATACCGAGAAGAACTTTTAGATATTGATTCTGTTCCCGAACTTTTAGATTCGATTATTGAATATTACTATAAAATCGGATCTGGTGAACTTGTAGATCATGTTGCATTTAAGTGGGATGATAAAAAGGGATTTTCTGGAATCAAATACTGTGATTTAGGAAATATGGGGAGTATCGTTGGATATAATTACCAAAAAGAAATACTTTTGAAAAATACCTCAGCATTTATCGAAGGAAATCCCTCAAATAATATTTTACTTGTTGGATCCCGAGGAACTGGAAAATCGTCACTTGTAAAATCACTAGTAAAAGAATATTATCTTGATGGTTTAAGGATTATTGAACTTAAAAAAAGCCAATTGAAAGATTTTGACTTAATTATAGATAATCTAAGAAATAGAAATAAAAAATTCATAGTATTCCTTGACGATTTATCCTTTGAAGATAATGAAACAGAATATAAAGAATTAAAATCGATTCTTGAAGGAAGTTTAGAAAAAAAACCTGAAAATGTAATAATTTACGCAACTTCTAACCGAAGAAATTTAATAAAAGAATCTTGGTCAGAAAGAGAATCAGAAATTCATTCAAACGACTCGATAAATGAAAAAATGTCACTTTCTGACAGATTTGGAATAACTTTGAGCTTCTATTCACCTACACAGGAAGAATATTTGAATATGGTTAAAAAACTCGCTACTGAAAATGGAATCAATCCATGTAATCAAGATGACGTTAAATTTTATTCGATGAATATTGGAAAATTGTCTGAACAGACCGGAAGGATTATGGCCTGGGAAACACTCCGTGAAGATGCGATAAAATGGGGCATCTCTCAAAACGGCTTTTCTGGAAGGACTGCAAAACAATTTATTGATTATATTATTGGAACTTACAAAAATTAA
- a CDS encoding tetratricopeptide repeat protein gives MIKLLVATMVILSIFLPLPTNESFSSYAEMGEQYYLEKDYENSIECFDKALELDPENTRSLEYLGKYSMKNGDYHKAENYFDRLIEIDPENECALKNLGQIYMAYEEYEKALYYFNKSLEIDNSIGKTWFYKGICLKMLGNYDESIESFDKSTGNYEEIVLIWNELGYIYYQNEEYEKALECFDKALLLNRNLKYSFNGKGLCYEKKEQYLLAIECFDKALLQDSFYYGAWHNKGIEYYKLKNYSSAVLCFDKALELNNSSPHCYFYKADSLKCLGEYEKAVLNYKKATQLDPENPVFWSGMGLSYSYLKDYNRSIEAYEKAVELTPNDDVLWSNIGYLQYNNKNYNESISYFEKALELNSENKYAWNGLGNSYLLIKNYEKAVLCYNRAIEIDPTYTEAKIGKSLISK, from the coding sequence ATGATAAAACTTTTAGTGGCTACTATGGTCATATTATCAATTTTTTTACCATTACCTACGAATGAAAGTTTTAGTTCCTATGCTGAAATGGGGGAGCAGTACTATCTCGAAAAAGACTACGAAAATTCTATAGAATGTTTTGATAAAGCACTTGAGTTAGATCCTGAAAACACTCGTTCATTAGAATATTTAGGAAAATACTCAATGAAAAATGGAGATTATCATAAAGCAGAAAATTATTTTGATAGATTAATTGAAATAGATCCTGAAAATGAATGTGCTCTGAAAAATTTAGGGCAAATATATATGGCGTATGAAGAATATGAAAAAGCGCTTTATTATTTTAATAAATCACTTGAAATAGATAATTCCATTGGAAAAACTTGGTTTTACAAAGGAATATGTTTAAAAATGCTTGGAAACTATGATGAATCAATTGAATCGTTTGATAAATCTACAGGAAACTATGAAGAAATCGTTTTGATATGGAATGAACTTGGATATATATATTATCAGAATGAAGAATATGAAAAAGCATTAGAATGTTTTGATAAAGCATTATTATTGAATAGGAATCTCAAATATTCTTTCAATGGCAAAGGGCTTTGTTATGAAAAAAAAGAACAGTACCTTTTGGCCATTGAATGTTTTGATAAAGCATTGCTTCAGGACAGTTTTTATTATGGTGCCTGGCATAATAAGGGAATAGAATACTATAAGTTAAAAAATTACTCTAGTGCAGTATTATGTTTTGATAAAGCATTGGAATTGAATAATTCCAGCCCACACTGCTATTTTTACAAAGCAGATTCATTGAAATGTCTGGGAGAATATGAAAAAGCAGTTTTAAACTATAAAAAAGCAACTCAACTTGATCCTGAAAATCCTGTTTTTTGGAGTGGAATGGGACTTTCATATAGTTATTTAAAAGACTATAATCGTTCAATTGAAGCTTATGAAAAAGCAGTTGAGTTGACTCCAAACGATGATGTTTTGTGGAGCAATATTGGATATCTGCAGTATAATAATAAAAATTATAATGAATCTATTTCTTACTTTGAAAAAGCACTTGAATTAAATTCTGAAAATAAATATGCTTGGAATGGACTTGGAAATTCTTATTTATTAATTAAAAATTATGAAAAAGCAGTATTATGTTATAATCGCGCAATTGAAATAGATCCAACATATACTGAAGCTAAAATAGGTAAATCCTTGATTTCAAAATAA
- a CDS encoding YwbE family protein, whose translation MDGKNRSEITTGLKVNIVLKKDQKTGKLTTGIVKDILTNSSYHPHGIKVRLEDGQVGRVQEILK comes from the coding sequence ATGGATGGAAAAAACAGGTCTGAAATAACAACAGGATTAAAAGTAAACATAGTCCTTAAAAAAGACCAAAAAACAGGTAAATTAACAACAGGAATTGTAAAAGATATTCTTACTAATTCAAGCTATCACCCGCATGGAATAAAGGTAAGGCTCGAAGATGGCCAGGTTGGAAGGGTTCAGGAAATTTTAAAATAA
- a CDS encoding 30S ribosomal protein S3ae has product MARMKARSAKGKRVAKDTWKSKVWYDIYTPQSFGGDVIGQTPANDPATLIGRISEISLRDLTNEHSKHMTRMYFKVDGVSGNNATSQFVGHDTTREYLKSQVRRRRSKINAIVDVRTKDGFKVRVKALVLTAVRARDHHKTEIRINMEQIIRHMAKETAFAEFVHAMLMGGLGSKIYGDCKKMFPLKRVEIFKSEVLEFGKAVEAPVEEPAAEEVAEAPAAETQE; this is encoded by the coding sequence ATGGCAAGAATGAAAGCTAGGTCCGCTAAAGGAAAAAGAGTGGCCAAAGATACATGGAAATCCAAAGTATGGTACGATATTTACACACCACAATCATTTGGTGGAGACGTAATCGGACAAACCCCTGCAAACGATCCTGCAACTTTAATCGGTAGGATTTCAGAAATCAGCTTAAGAGACTTAACTAACGAACATTCAAAACACATGACAAGAATGTACTTCAAAGTTGATGGCGTAAGTGGAAACAACGCTACATCACAGTTTGTAGGTCACGACACAACAAGAGAATACTTAAAATCACAAGTTAGAAGAAGAAGAAGCAAAATCAACGCAATCGTTGATGTAAGAACAAAAGATGGTTTCAAAGTAAGAGTTAAAGCATTAGTTTTAACAGCTGTAAGAGCAAGAGACCACCACAAAACAGAAATTAGAATTAACATGGAACAAATCATCAGACACATGGCAAAAGAAACAGCATTCGCTGAATTCGTACACGCTATGTTAATGGGTGGCTTAGGTTCAAAAATCTACGGCGACTGTAAAAAAATGTTCCCATTAAAAAGAGTAGAAATCTTCAAATCAGAAGTTTTAGAATTTGGAAAAGCTGTTGAAGCACCTGTAGAAGAACCTGCTGCTGAAGAAGTAGCAGAAGCACCTGCTGCTGAAACACAAGAATAA
- a CDS encoding DMT family transporter, which yields MNDRSLGILLMFLTVIFWGISFVATKIILVYIPPITLGFIRFAIAAMILIVLIRNFPSYSKKDFLNLVLAGFLGITSYFLFENVALEYTTATNAALIAATVPIFYLMVSDLVERRIPSKIQYFGSLIGLFGVSILILNGRLILELNPIGDLLMIGAVLSWVLYTFVIQKLEKHDNLTVTRDITLIGVLLSVPFMLLEFGSKGVLDLGVFLNPPLTFAVLYLAIFCSAIAYLFWNMSIRLAGASTTNNGIYFIPIVAMIADSIILKNIPNIYATIGAVLVLFGVYISEKGDKLKIKL from the coding sequence ATGAACGACAGATCATTAGGCATTTTATTAATGTTTTTAACCGTAATTTTTTGGGGAATTTCGTTTGTAGCGACAAAAATCATTTTAGTATATATTCCGCCAATTACTTTGGGATTTATACGTTTTGCAATTGCTGCAATGATTTTAATTGTTTTGATAAGAAATTTTCCAAGTTATTCGAAAAAAGATTTTTTAAATCTGGTACTCGCAGGTTTTTTAGGGATTACATCATATTTTTTGTTTGAAAATGTGGCTTTAGAATATACTACTGCAACGAATGCCGCATTAATTGCAGCAACTGTGCCCATATTTTATTTAATGGTGTCAGATTTAGTTGAAAGACGAATTCCGAGTAAAATACAATACTTCGGAAGTTTAATCGGACTTTTTGGAGTTTCGATTTTGATATTGAATGGAAGGTTGATATTGGAATTAAATCCTATTGGGGATTTGTTAATGATTGGTGCAGTTCTTTCATGGGTATTGTACACATTTGTAATTCAAAAACTTGAAAAACACGACAACTTAACGGTTACAAGGGATATAACGTTAATTGGGGTATTGCTGTCTGTACCGTTCATGTTACTTGAGTTTGGTTCCAAAGGCGTTTTAGATTTGGGAGTATTTTTAAATCCACCATTAACTTTTGCAGTACTTTATCTTGCAATTTTTTGTTCGGCAATAGCGTATTTGTTCTGGAATATGTCGATAAGACTTGCAGGCGCAAGCACTACAAATAACGGGATTTATTTTATTCCAATCGTTGCAATGATTGCAGATTCCATAATTTTAAAAAATATTCCAAATATATATGCAACAATTGGTGCAGTTTTGGTGTTATTCGGAGTTTATATCTCTGAAAAAGGCGATAAATTAAAAATAAAATTATAA